A portion of the Bacteroides faecium genome contains these proteins:
- a CDS encoding DUF2156 domain-containing protein, with protein sequence MIPFKDITLADKDTITSFTMKSERRNCDLSFSNLCSWRFLYDTQFAVVDNFLVFKFWAGERLAYMMPVGTGDLKAVLKELIEDAAKENQPFCMLGVCSCMRAELEAILPEQFTFTEDRDYADYIYLRSDLSTLKGKKFQAKRNHINRFRNTYPDYEYTPITPDRIRECLDLEAEWCKVNNCDQQEGTGNERRALIYALHNFEALGLTGGILHVNGKIVAFTFGMPINHETFGVHVEKADTSIDGAYAMINYEFANRIPEQYIYINREEDLGIEGLRKAKLSYQPVTILEKYMACLKTHPMDMVKW encoded by the coding sequence ATGATTCCATTTAAAGATATCACATTAGCAGATAAAGACACGATTACCTCATTTACAATGAAAAGTGAGAGACGTAACTGTGATCTGTCATTCTCCAATCTTTGTAGCTGGAGATTCTTATATGATACCCAATTTGCAGTAGTCGACAACTTTTTAGTATTCAAATTCTGGGCAGGAGAACGGCTGGCCTACATGATGCCTGTGGGAACCGGTGACCTGAAAGCCGTGTTGAAAGAGTTGATAGAAGATGCCGCTAAAGAGAACCAGCCATTCTGCATGCTGGGAGTATGCAGCTGTATGCGTGCCGAACTCGAAGCTATCCTTCCCGAACAATTTACTTTCACGGAAGATCGTGATTATGCGGATTACATTTACCTGAGAAGTGACCTTTCAACTTTAAAAGGAAAGAAATTCCAAGCAAAAAGAAATCATATCAACCGATTCCGCAATACATATCCGGATTATGAATATACTCCGATTACTCCCGACCGTATCCGGGAATGTCTGGATCTGGAAGCGGAATGGTGCAAAGTGAATAATTGTGACCAACAAGAAGGAACGGGTAATGAACGCCGTGCCTTGATTTATGCCCTTCATAACTTTGAAGCCCTCGGATTGACCGGTGGTATTCTCCATGTGAACGGAAAAATTGTTGCTTTCACCTTCGGCATGCCTATCAACCATGAGACATTCGGCGTACATGTAGAAAAGGCAGATACTTCCATCGACGGTGCTTATGCCATGATTAATTATGAATTTGCGAACCGGATTCCCGAACAGTATATTTATATCAACCGGGAAGAGGATTTAGGGATCGAGGGGTTACGGAAAGCCAAACTGTCTTATCAGCCAGTGACGATTCTTGAAAAGTATATGGCTTGTCTCAAGACTCATCCGATGGATATGGTTAAATGGTAA